gtgtttaaaaatgaatatttgtagtgtttattctataattatatttattttataaacatttattttgtgttttttagaaaaaataaagttttatttttttttaatatatttttattatataaataaaaataaatgttttaaattttttatgataagttttttttattaaaataaaacattaagcGGTTTCCACATAACttctttaataacttttttttaattattgaatatttaacgtaTCTTCAATCTAGTACTTATATGAGGCACTCAATTCTAAAGTGGATCAAGTCCAATATTCATGTTATTGATAAATTGAGTTAAAGTTTATTTGCTTTGGCCAGTTCTTTGATTCGGCCATCAAAAGATTTCTCATTCAGCACTGTTACAAAAAGGCGAATTTAAATTTAGGTTATGATCTCAGAACTTCagctatattaattaaagcaagaatttaaattgaacTTAAAATTTGGGATTGATCCACTTTAGAACTAAATgccttatatataaataggtTTTTTGACACTCTTGCTTCAAcccttcttatttttaataagttggATTAGGctagaattttttcaaagtaGAGGTATAATATACTACTACTATATTTGCCCATGCattcaatttattacattgacttaattattaaaataattaacgtatCAAATTAGATACAATAGGGAGATAGAATTAGatacaataatgataataataataatagattataatagataataagatgaatattttaataatagactTAAGTTGACACATCCTTTCTATCTCTTCTATCTTCTCTTTTACATAATGTCGAACACTGGTGTTATGGATTTTATCAATACTCCaactttatcaataattatataatttattatttaaatcgtataAAATCAATTGTATCAAATCTTGCCTTAATGTCTTAAATCATAAAGTAAATGTTTGCGTtgcatttcatattttattgttttttgacACTGAAGATACTCTGATGTCAGACAGAAACGTTTGTTATTTGTGAggtgtttttataatataatacaaattttatcgcACGAAAATCTGGCGTTTTGGCTCTTTACACTCCCTATCGTATCCAATTTGGTTGTTTAGTCAGCTGAGCTCTTATATatccaaattttaaataattaatataagtaaaaaaaagatttgtatgaaaaagtaaaaaaaaggaaacatataacgaaaaaattctaacataagaaaatagtaaaaataaaattattcctgcatattccattaattttcttttaatatactatataaaaCACCTACTTTTTAGAACTACTTTCTTCAAAATTCATGTTTCCGTAATCGATACCAGCCCCACAATAATTCATACAagctctttttttaaattgtgaaattaattacaagatatttaGCCAGAATGGATCACCCTGTTGTTCATGTCTCCTGGAATGATGCAATTGCTTACTGTAGTTGGATAGAAAAGAGATTGCCTACAGAAGCAGAATGGGAAGTTGCATGTCGTGGTGGACTTTCTGATAGACTCTATCCTTGGGGAAATAAATTGATGCCAAATAATCAACATAAGTAAGTTGAACTTATGCATATTTCTTCTGATTCTCTTATATGTATGACATGtcttataatattcattataatatttcaacaagaattcatattttattatccttTTTAGAGTCAATATTTGGCAAGGTAATTTTCCTACAAAAAACACTGAAGAAGATGGATACAAAAGCACATCACcaattacattatttctgcaaaataacTATGGTCTGCACAATATTGTTGGAAATGTTTGGGAATGGACGGCCGATTGGTGGATGACAAATCACTTACGTGATCGACAAACAAATcctgtatttataatttattaagaacttaacaaatttatataacaaaaaatatatgtcatattgtattattaatattagaagttaataaattaatattagaattattaaatatattttcagacTGGTCCATCCAATGGTTCTGATAAAGTGAAGAAAGGTGGTTCCTATCTTTGTCACAAAAGTTATTGTCACAGATACAGGTGTGCTGCGCGTAGTCAAAATACACCTGATACATCATCTGGAAATTTAGGCTTTAGATGTGCTATGTCAGCATAAggattatatcaaatatttaaaagcagaaagtatgaaaataaatatataaatatacatataaatatacaatatataaatatattgtaaataaaattgtattttctttatgaaacTGCAATGCGctttatctatataaaaaaatttcttatttttcgaataaaaattataataagatattaaaatacaaaataaagttgtCTATATAGTGGTTTTTGgagaaaagtttttctttataaatataataaaaagttgatattttttggccaatatgacaaaatattttgatatttcgtAGAGACTTTTAAACATTGAATACTATACTGGAATGCTCACTTAATATTAAGGGTATAATGATAGCCTGAATAGGTTCgaacagattttatttttcagaaaatagttattaaatt
The window above is part of the Linepithema humile isolate Giens D197 chromosome 8, Lhum_UNIL_v1.0, whole genome shotgun sequence genome. Proteins encoded here:
- the LOC105679937 gene encoding formylglycine-generating enzyme isoform X2 codes for the protein MISLNYFYKIQVIIGYYYLCVNAVKDNNSCHCGNRLNRQALFNPRKEGYCAMDNSKFSAVDVNKENIKKMIKIDTAFVSATGYTTEAENFGDSFVFEDLLTQNTKDKIDKVVAQAPWWLPVKQASWQHPEGPDTNITSRMDHPVVHVSWNDAIAYCSWIEKRLPTEAEWEVACRGGLSDRLYPWGNKLMPNNQHKVNIWQGNFPTKNTEEDGYKSTSPITLFLQNNYGLHNIVGNVWEWTADWWMTNHLRDRQTNPTGPSNGSDKVKKGGSYLCHKSYCHRYRCAARSQNTPDTSSGNLGFRCAMSA